The proteins below come from a single Polynucleobacter necessarius genomic window:
- the priA gene encoding primosomal protein N', with protein sequence MMSPPIVVQVVVDKPLAQGFDYVWDAEKLGSDPEIGQLVEVPFGRSKLVGLIIKVSTHSVYEIDKLRNVLQIAPLPPLDGSILRLTNFASQYYIHGLGETVIPAIPQMWKKPSNWKKIDEQQHLPEEKRGKQKKSTELVDVDGFIQEEQLNEAQKKALKQLCIGGAQQKFSVSLLHGQTGSGKTAVFLNWLQSILRDENSQALILVPEINLTPQLERRVRAYFPNKRMVVLHSGVSEKKRGIAWQEAVIGKAQIVLGTRLAALTPMPNLRAIVVDEEHDASYKQQDGIRYSARDLAVWRAHDTKIPILLSSATPSLETWMAAKAGRYQSLRLDQRAQGASLPKVHLVNTRDPQNQFSPGDLDKPPKLSLSKPLVRAINTSLQSQKQCLVLINRRGYSPVLSCSACSWLSKCPQCSSYTVMHKAGALGRNPTLSCHHCGLVKPVPTHCPDCGNADLKGLGQGTQKLEDSVEQAWPNARVLRIDTDSSRKGKGAEPLFQEIHEGNVDIVVGTQMIAKGHDFQNIGMVAVLDADSRLFSQDFRAAERLFAQLVQVAGRAGRNGKEGERGGEIYIETQFPESAVYQYLLRHDVDGFLSHIAVDREEAKLPPFSYQGLVYAEAKSLEKAIGFLISLKRRVMARGHMGQGVRVYDPVPRSMVKVAGVARAQLVVESDDRKQLQEVLDAINLDLREISQGRISKGGKDSKEGQVRWLIERDPISI encoded by the coding sequence ATGATGTCTCCGCCAATCGTGGTTCAGGTAGTCGTAGATAAGCCTCTTGCCCAGGGGTTTGACTATGTATGGGATGCTGAAAAATTGGGTTCAGACCCAGAAATTGGTCAGTTAGTAGAGGTTCCGTTTGGGCGCTCTAAGCTAGTCGGTCTCATAATTAAAGTAAGCACTCACTCTGTTTATGAAATAGATAAATTAAGGAACGTATTGCAAATTGCTCCTTTGCCTCCACTAGATGGGTCAATACTTCGGCTGACGAATTTTGCGAGTCAATACTACATTCATGGACTTGGTGAAACCGTTATCCCTGCTATACCGCAAATGTGGAAAAAGCCATCCAACTGGAAAAAGATTGATGAACAGCAACATTTGCCAGAGGAAAAAAGGGGGAAGCAAAAAAAATCTACAGAACTAGTAGATGTTGATGGGTTCATTCAAGAAGAGCAATTAAATGAAGCTCAAAAGAAAGCGTTAAAGCAACTTTGTATAGGTGGCGCTCAACAGAAATTTTCCGTCAGCCTACTTCATGGGCAAACGGGTAGTGGAAAAACAGCAGTCTTTTTAAATTGGTTGCAATCAATTCTTCGGGATGAAAATTCTCAAGCACTTATCTTGGTTCCAGAAATTAATCTGACACCACAATTAGAGCGAAGAGTGCGTGCCTATTTTCCAAACAAAAGGATGGTTGTCCTGCATAGTGGCGTTAGCGAAAAGAAGCGGGGCATTGCTTGGCAAGAGGCAGTGATTGGAAAAGCGCAAATTGTTTTAGGAACACGATTGGCAGCGTTAACTCCGATGCCGAATTTGCGTGCCATCGTAGTGGATGAAGAGCATGATGCTTCGTATAAACAACAAGATGGCATTCGCTATTCAGCGCGTGATCTTGCTGTATGGCGTGCACACGATACCAAAATTCCAATCTTGCTTTCATCAGCGACACCATCTCTTGAAACCTGGATGGCCGCGAAGGCTGGCCGATACCAATCTTTGCGCTTGGATCAACGCGCTCAGGGTGCGAGTTTGCCCAAAGTACACTTGGTTAACACACGTGATCCACAAAATCAATTTAGCCCTGGCGACCTGGATAAGCCGCCGAAACTTTCTTTAAGTAAGCCGCTGGTTAGGGCCATTAATACAAGTCTTCAGAGTCAAAAGCAATGCTTGGTACTGATTAATCGTCGAGGGTATTCGCCAGTGCTTAGCTGCAGTGCTTGTTCGTGGCTGTCAAAGTGCCCGCAATGTAGCTCATATACCGTTATGCATAAAGCTGGAGCGTTAGGCCGAAACCCTACTTTGAGTTGCCATCATTGTGGATTAGTAAAACCAGTTCCCACCCACTGCCCTGATTGTGGAAATGCAGATTTGAAGGGGCTTGGTCAAGGCACCCAAAAACTAGAGGACTCAGTTGAGCAAGCATGGCCCAATGCAAGGGTATTGCGGATAGATACAGATTCTTCGCGGAAGGGCAAAGGGGCAGAGCCTCTCTTTCAGGAGATTCATGAAGGCAATGTTGATATTGTGGTTGGCACCCAAATGATTGCTAAGGGACACGATTTTCAGAACATTGGCATGGTTGCGGTTTTGGATGCGGATAGCCGACTTTTTTCACAAGACTTTCGAGCCGCTGAACGGTTGTTCGCCCAATTAGTCCAGGTTGCCGGTCGAGCTGGCCGCAATGGTAAAGAGGGTGAACGGGGCGGCGAGATTTACATCGAAACGCAGTTTCCGGAGTCAGCAGTTTATCAATACTTGCTGCGTCACGATGTCGATGGTTTTTTGTCGCATATTGCTGTTGACCGCGAGGAGGCTAAGTTGCCCCCATTCTCTTACCAGGGCTTGGTTTACGCAGAAGCAAAAAGCCTTGAAAAGGCAATTGGGTTTTTGATCTCCTTAAAAAGGCGAGTAATGGCTCGAGGCCATATGGGACAAGGCGTTCGGGTTTATGACCCGGTGCCGAGGAGCATGGTGAAGGTGGCTGGTGTGGCGCGCGCTCAATTGGTGGTCGAGTCGGATGATCGCAAGCAATTACAGGAAGTTTTAGATGCAATCAATCTCGATTTGCGCGAAATTTCTCAAGGGCGCATTAGCAAAGGGGGCAAAGATAGCAAAGAGGGTCAGGTTCGCTGGTTGATTGAGCGCGACCCTATTTCGATCTGA
- a CDS encoding c-type cytochrome: MSNEHGNLIKPPKQPIIMVFASFFVPLIIILLLMVFVNNGKRGDSSTTTEQLIKPMAQLNFKGTASSPREPQTGEQVYKAVCVSCHATGAAGAPKFGDAGAWASRLGKGYDGLLTSVLKGKGAMPARGGSNPADISDYELGRAVVYLANSLVASYQSLRHPKQRDRFALIKKAG, translated from the coding sequence ATGAGCAACGAGCACGGAAACCTGATTAAGCCCCCAAAACAACCCATCATCATGGTGTTTGCAAGCTTTTTTGTGCCCTTGATCATTATTTTGTTATTGATGGTATTTGTGAACAATGGCAAGCGCGGCGATTCTTCAACAACAACCGAACAACTTATTAAGCCTATGGCCCAGTTAAATTTCAAAGGTACCGCTAGCAGTCCGCGCGAACCTCAAACTGGCGAGCAGGTTTATAAAGCCGTTTGTGTTTCATGCCATGCAACGGGTGCAGCTGGTGCGCCTAAATTTGGTGATGCGGGCGCTTGGGCCTCTCGCCTAGGTAAGGGCTACGATGGCTTGTTGACCTCTGTTCTTAAAGGTAAGGGCGCCATGCCTGCACGTGGTGGTTCGAATCCTGCCGATATTAGTGATTATGAATTGGGTCGCGCCGTTGTGTACTTGGCAAACTCGCTGGTGGCAAGCTACCAGAGCCTAAGGCACCCGAAGCAAAGGGATCGTTTTGCGTTGATTAAAAAAGCTGGCTAA
- a CDS encoding fatty acid desaturase — translation MAQGETGRAILLLLIDAFLWLGCIAGTVFVENILLKVIFGVVAGFVTGRIFILGHDACHQSFTPNRELNKVLGRIAFLPSLTPYSLWDVGHNVVHHGQTNLKGFDFVWAPLSKAEYDALPPFRKALERLYRSGWGSVFYYLIEIWWRREYFPNAQNKPGDRPIFLKDNLLATAFAIVWIGCLIAGAIATGQSIWIGLITGFAVPFLFWNGMIGFVVYVHHTHPSVSWYDKKSEWLRAQPFVSTTVHLTFNWIWGSLMHHIMEHTAHHVDMSVPLYRLPEAQKTLETILPERIFIQKFSWGWYFDTARKCKLYDFENKAWLDFDGNKTADSVRVVLTPVPA, via the coding sequence ATGGCTCAAGGAGAAACTGGTCGTGCGATCCTGTTGCTGCTCATCGATGCTTTTTTATGGCTGGGTTGTATTGCTGGAACCGTATTTGTAGAAAATATTCTGCTCAAGGTAATTTTTGGCGTAGTGGCTGGTTTTGTAACGGGTCGTATTTTTATACTGGGGCATGACGCCTGTCATCAAAGTTTTACACCCAATCGTGAACTGAATAAAGTTTTAGGTCGTATTGCTTTCTTGCCCTCTCTCACTCCATACAGCTTGTGGGATGTTGGTCACAATGTAGTTCATCACGGACAAACCAATTTGAAGGGCTTTGACTTCGTATGGGCGCCATTATCAAAAGCGGAGTATGACGCTCTACCCCCATTTCGTAAGGCTCTAGAGCGCCTCTACCGTAGTGGTTGGGGCTCCGTTTTTTACTACCTCATCGAAATTTGGTGGAGACGCGAGTACTTCCCAAATGCGCAAAATAAGCCTGGTGATCGTCCAATTTTCCTCAAAGACAATTTGCTCGCGACGGCGTTTGCTATCGTTTGGATTGGCTGCCTGATTGCTGGTGCAATTGCCACTGGACAATCTATTTGGATCGGGTTAATCACTGGTTTTGCCGTTCCATTCTTGTTTTGGAATGGGATGATTGGGTTTGTGGTTTATGTTCACCATACACATCCATCGGTCTCTTGGTACGATAAGAAGTCTGAGTGGCTTCGCGCCCAGCCTTTTGTTTCAACGACCGTTCATCTCACCTTTAATTGGATCTGGGGTTCGTTAATGCACCACATCATGGAGCACACCGCCCATCACGTTGACATGAGCGTTCCCCTGTATCGACTCCCAGAGGCTCAAAAAACCCTGGAAACCATACTCCCAGAGCGCATCTTCATTCAAAAGTTCTCTTGGGGTTGGTATTTTGATACCGCTCGCAAGTGCAAGCTTTACGACTTTGAAAATAAAGCTTGGTTGGACTTTGATGGGAATAAAACAGCGGATTCCGTCCGAGTTGTATTAACCCCGGTACCGGCATGA